A region from the Aegilops tauschii subsp. strangulata cultivar AL8/78 chromosome 5, Aet v6.0, whole genome shotgun sequence genome encodes:
- the LOC109734888 gene encoding uncharacterized protein, whose product MRRSRGEDIMPGEVSESRRRRRGEHMATARDDCGASLPYEMIIEVLQWLPVKSVFRFKAVCRSWAALLSSDEFRRLHMSAAKAAKRRAPPAKLLYISPTATFDSTAVYSCSFSPSSSSGRPRDHGDLLFTIDGARGNYVEVVTPAPCNGLTLLYDALDTAYYICNAATRAATRLPPSTDVACDSSAGLGFDARTDEHKVVRLINGMLNPKDLDPVRCEVYTPRGSYVDCRWRPAARGVPSSLHKFVHAAVINASCNKLSPVFANGCLHWLMTPASFITTPSVAIVSFSVAEETFTCLRSPPFWVPGAPPTSRNWSSGEQLLEMDGQLCLVRNRMPHGSNTLEIWKLLDYSSGDWLLNHRISLSGRLARDLRQSQILRVIGSFGSYRSSRKKIIITTSMHKIFNKYQKMVHTYDPRSEALETILSITETHSTQQYGCPSSRFSFIQETLAPVHTTDEEIALSSDLAKATREILLRLPAKSAIRSKFVCKQWFRLVKSKNFIQSYFQHKNIDRKPKVMLVVKSTGRLGFSFAPLNKCLQEAPSRSTLIDTKVVCSKPCHGLNLVSTETKDYLCNPCTGFHRGFSNLGPNLHLRSRMPKIEEHAFTVGNKNVGLTFNSLTREHVIVEIFYHRKDFESRQYDMSCTLHWCNTANAAQEHSVPPLPVNDMPPAYVNGMLYWMNEPRLGQSCEWAIVSFNLAASTFDVVPCPSWFARWSSRNRCRAFVVELEGVLCAVLADPVADKLDVWKLEHGRWDRAYTIHLEASPGYSLKTCVVVPLAVDPDRGKILLNTVRKIGLYDPVEQTIENLYSLDQVPVASSAHLKFLDMPSTSSGDSLTCSKEESVAEMNRMDSKLITSVPMLYEESLACYSFVRKANCLW is encoded by the coding sequence ATGCGTAGGAGCAGGGGGGAGGATATCATGCCGGGGGAGGTCAGTgagagcaggaggaggaggagaggggaaCACATGGCCACTGCAAGAGATGATTGCGGGGCATCGCTTCCGTACGAGATGATCATAGAGGTTCTGCAGTGGCTCCCAGTCAAATCCGTCTTCCGCTTCAAGGCAGTGTGCCGCTCCTGGGCTGCGCTGCTCTCCTCGGATGAATTCCGCCGCCTCCACATGTCAGCAGCCAAGGCTGCAAAGCGGCGGGCACCACCAGCCAAGCTGCTATACATCTCGCCGACCGCCACATTCGACTCCACCGCGGTCTACTCGTGCTCCttctcgccatcatcatcatcgggccGCCCCAGAGATCACGGGGACCTACTGTTCACCATCGACGGTGCCCGTGGCAACTATGTGGAGGTAGTGACGCCCGCGCCGTGCAATGGCCTCACCCTTCTCTACGATGCTCTCGACACAGCCTACTACATCTGCAATGCGGCCACACGGGCAGCCACGCGTCTGCCGCCTTCTACTGACGTAGCATGCGACTCCAGTGCTGGGCTGGGGTTTGATGCCCGCACAGACGAgcataaggtggtgaggttgatCAATGGGATGTTGAATCCGAAGGACTTGGACCCGGTGAGGTGCGAGGTGTACACGCCTAGAGGCTCCTATGTGGATTGCCGCTGGAGGCCGGCTGCCAGAGGAGTACCCTCCAGCTTGCATAAATTTGTACATGCCGCTGTTATTAATGCGTCATGCAACAAATTATCTCCTGTGTTTGCCAATGGTTGCCTCCACTGGTTGATGACACCTGCCTCTTTCATCACAACTCCAAGTGTTGCCATCGTGTCCTTTTCGGTCGCAGAGGAGACCTTCACATGTCTCCGGTCACCGCCCTTCTGGGTACCAGGAGCGCCGCCAACCTCCAGGAATTGGTCATCAGGAGAGCAACTATTGGAGATGGATGGCCAACTATGTTTGGTTCGCAACAGAATGCCTCATGGTAGTAACACTTTGGAGATCTGGAAACTGCTGGACTATAGCTCTGGTGACTGGTTGCTGAATCATCGAATTAGTTTGTCAGGGCGCTTGGCAAGAGATTTGCGTCAGTCACAAATTCTGAGAGTTATTGGATCTTTTGGCAGTTATAGGTCGTCAAGGAAGAAGATAATCATTACTACTAGCATGCACAAGATTTTCAACAAATATCAGAAAATGGTTCACACGTATGATCCTAGGTCTGAGGCTCTGGAAACCATTCTTTCAATCACGGAGACACACTCAACTCAACAATATGGGTGCCCTAGTTCAAGATTCAGTTTCATTCAAGAGACCCTTGCTCCCGTGCATACAACAGATGAAGAGATAGCCTTGTCATCTGACCTGGCTAAGGCGACTAGAGAGATCCTACTCCGCCTCCCAGCTAAATCAGCCATACGGTCCAAATTTGTCTGCAAGCAGTGGTTCAGATTGGTTAAGAGTAAAAACTTCATTCAGTCATATTTTCAGCATAAGAACATAGACAGAAAGCCTAAAGTCATGCTTGTGGTCAAGAGCACTGGACGGTTGGGCTTCAGTTTTGCTCCATTGAATAAATGCCTCCAAGAAGCTCCTAGTCGCAGTACATTGATTGATACAAAGGTGGTTTGCTCCAAGCCTTGCCATGGGCTGAACTTGGTAAGCACCGAGACGAAGGACTATCTCTGCAATCCATGTACAGGTTTCCATAGGGGCTTCTCTAACCTGGGGCCAAATTTGCACCTACGCTCGAGAATGCCTAAAATAGAAGAGCATGCTTTTACAGTCGGCAATAAAAATGTTGGCTTGACTTTCAACAGTTTGACTCGTGAACATGTTATTGTGGAAATCTTCTATCACCGGAAGGACTTTGAATCTCGTCAGTATGACATGTCATGCACGTTACACTGGTGTAACACTGCGAATGCTGCCCAAGAGCACTCAGTACCACCTCTGCCTGTGAATGACATGCCACCGGCCTATGTTAATGGAATGCTTTACTGGATGAATGAACCAAGGTTGGGACAGAGCTGCGAATGGGCCATTGTCTCTTTCAACCTTGCTGCAAGTACTTTCGATGTCGTCCCATGCCCTTCGTGGTTTGCAAGATGGAGTAGCAGAAACCGCTGTCGTGCATTTGTTGTTGAGCTTGAGGGAGTGTTATGTGCTGTTCTGGCAGATCCAGTTGCAGACAAATTAGATGTATGGAAGCTAGAGCATGGCCGATGGGACAGAGCATACACAATTCACCTAGAAGCATCTCCTGGCTATTCCCTCAAGACATGTGTTGTGGTGCCATTAGCTGTTGATCCCGATCGTGGGAAGATCCTGCTCAACACTGTTAGGAAAATAGGTCTATATGATCCAGTGGAGCAAACAATTGAAAATCTCTATTCACTTGATCAGGTGCCGGTTGCCAGTAGTGCACACCTTAAGTTTCTTGACATGCCTTCAACTTCATCAGGGGATAGTTTGACATGCTCCAAAGAAGAGTCAGTGGCGGAGATGAATAGAATGGACTCTAAATTGATTACTTCTGTTCCTATGTTATATGAGGAGAGCCTGGCATGTTATTCATTTGTGCGCAAAGCAAACTGCTTGTGGTGA